From the Aedes aegypti strain LVP_AGWG unplaced genomic scaffold, AaegL5.0 Primary Assembly AGWG_AaegL5_hic_scaff_1452_PBJ_arrow, whole genome shotgun sequence genome, the window AAATTTCAACGCATAGTGAACGCACAGTGAAAATTCTAGACTCAAAGATATTTTCATGTCAAAGATGGTAAAGTAAtctcttccttactcgatattcggtatctcgatatcgagttagagaaccatagtaaaagttggtattaatggctacctcgatggtcccttagatcgcatatgcactggttttgtgttctgctcctcgatacctccctaactcgatggtccattcaatatcgagttatggatagTTGACTGTAGTTATAAAAGTACAAAAGAAAACTtttatccatacaaaaattggtTCTTAACTGTCAGTGCGATTTATACAGGCGCGCCGTGCCTTTTCCATGAAATTGGTAAGGGATTGGCCAGGATCTCAAAAAAAATGGGAACCAATTTGTGTAGCCAGAGACGGTTTTAGTAGAACGAAAATCGAGTTCTAAGACCGTTTGCATGTTATTTCTTTTCAGAGGAGCATACCAAACTACAATAGGGCCTTGTGATTGCTTTTGGCTGGTTTATACATTTTCTAAATATTCTTCAATGCTTGTTGTTATGACCGGAGAATGATGCATTAGAATGGCACATATGTACATGGGACAGGCAAAatttttcctaaattcaaatgctcattactttatgaaaaatggattaaATTTGATGCATCCGGAAGGAATCGACGGCAAATTTTATCTAGTTACAGGAACATACTTGGCCATCGGaaaccggagatgttccggttttccgaggtcatgtcaaaatggcattttttctgtcacttgtatttttgtgcgctgTGAAGTTGTAAAGTTGTTTCAAACCTTTCTAAAAACTataactaataggaagttgagtGCAagtggacgcattaagattcgttgaaaatcttcagaaatatgaccatttccgtaaaactggttccggaaaatatggtcaatcatgtttttatttccaatcatgtaattattttccggagctatatccaagtgggcatcaaacttcaaagtTATGCTTCCAGCAGCATATTTGGAACCCTTAGATGCTCTGGCCATTCTATAGTTGGTTCAAGGTACCCTAGGGAAGGTGGTCCATTAGGAACATGttcggaaccatatcaatatgggtattaaacttcaagattttcaaaAGTGCAACACTGGCTGCCATGGTCACTGTATAGTAGGTGATGTAATTTCGGACATGTGTAAAATTGGCCACATTTTCCGgagcacctggaacctactgtAGAGTGATCACGGCAGATGGTGGCTCTGGAAATGCATCCGAAATTATCACCTTCAAGAATCTTGAAGTTTCATGCTCATATAATATATGAGTCATATTGATGTGGTTTCAGGTATTTTCCTAATCGGCCACTTATTCCAGGGCTCTTGGAACCTACTAAAAAGTGGTCAGTGCAtctcagagttgcttaatatcaatcatatcagctgatagctgatggtctaaaactatcactatcacttgccagctatcaatatcactttgatttgacaaccaacagcagtgatgcgacatcgcactctagataataatcactgcggaatgagtgatcacgtggtaattatccatgctattactgtttttcagtgaccaacaaatagtttcatcctatctgcaacactgtcaaaaatatcatactgataaattgctatttttaCTGCTTAATTCAAGGCTAAACTTaatccatcagtgatatccatagtctatcgccatcaatgcacttgtgatggagtagacagcataaTATTGATATAGGGTAGAtgcaccaatagtggaggtactaagcacgattgaacttcatataATCGCCTTAATTCAAGTAGCGCATTTAAtgcacatgttaatgttgtaacgggaagtaacgaccattgacttaatgaaaaaaatgatttcatcgtagtagtccacggcatgtcagtgaaaaataatacctccactattggtacactgttcctttagttgcggtatatttttaatttgtgttcctatagttgcggtatccgtggttttcttatgggatcctccactataggaacactttaccgcaactattggtacaagcaagaacagttttagcaattttagtgatatttcatcagttttaaagcaatttggatgctctttttaactattctgtgtgtcaacaagccaatacgtcgattggcagtatcGGTTCTGtgactaatgtaataaaatcagtgaaaacgacattaccgcaactataggaacacccacaactaagggaacacttaccctatgcaGATTgctccgaattgtatcgcagtcggcctgtacaaatcagcaaattttaagcgttgatagtgacagcgagcaactctggtgCATCTAACGGGTTTGAATATGCTGCTAGAAGCATcattttgaagttagatgcccacttggatatagctccagATTATATATACAGtactgttctgaataatagcagcgtaactaaaaaatttcaattttttctgagTTCCTATCggaaagtgagacactaggtgaaattattcgaaaaaataacagtttctcatttcaaaatttttcttctaaaaatatttcaaacattttcggtttagctGTGCGTTTGATAAATAGGTAGGGATTGTTCAAATGGAAAGtgatagaaaattcaaaaatttaatgtCAAGCAGAAATTCTAATtttaaaaactactattttttcgaacaatttcacctagtatctcactttccggcaggggctcagaaaataatgaaattttgtgtttacaaaattgaacatattttataacataacaaaatttcaactcggtTGCTTGAAAGGGGACAACACTagagcatgccaaagttgagcattttgtatgaaaatcgacatacgctgctattattcagattgtgtttacaaaattgaacatattttataacataacaaaatttcaactcggtTGCTTGAAAGGGGACAACACTagagcatgccaaagttgagcattttgtatgaaaatcgacatacgctgctattattcagaacagagCACTGTACATGATTAGAAATgtaaacatgactgaccatatttTTCGGGACCAGTTTTATGGAAacggtcatatttctgaagattttcaacgaacCTTAATGCGTCTACttgcattcaacttcctattagttctagtttctaggaaaattgtaaacatctaaacaacttcacaccgcacaaaaatacaaacgacagaaaaaatgccattttggcATGACCACGGAAAATCCGGATCATCTCCTGTATCCGGTGGCCAATATACATGGCTAAACAAGTTCCTgtaactagaccaaatttgccgtcaaCTGCTTCCGGTTGTTCCCAGTTTAATCCATTTTCGTGGCAAAATTTTgcttatctcaatcattttgcctatcccctgtacaaaAGCGGCCATCCTAGCCTAATGGTAACGTACGCTGCTATAAAGCAAAACcatatgctgaaggtgtctgggtttgattcccatcaaaatcttatcatgatggaaatttccttatctTCCATGGGCATAAAGAACAAtccactatggtccaggaatcagttttacgcggaaagatgcattttgagctttagaatgaaacattgagcttgagcttgagcttgattggccgcccgtggatgcactccagtatcgccagatcagctgcacttacacaaggaaccaaccgaatgactgcttgggactaacaggcatcctcagtgtataagtgctggtgatgttctatttttaggcaacaatggtacctgccacgtcagaatgcagaccaatgaggggaagggggaggaattgatgatgcattgaactaactcccacgtagaccgtatattccactgcatccacgtcagttcatgcgggagtgtatggattgggggaaaggcatggcagagaggtttgcttttgtggttagcagactgcctatgtatcaggcgtaagaaaggcgtgcgcgtggaagtaggaagcgttagggaaacggtttcttgtccgtctctggttctagcgtttgctatgaacgaatagtttgagtgtggtatatttagaatggaagatagaagcaagtgagagttatacaactacaaagtacgaggaaagggacatgcctgggattgaacccatgaccttctgcatatgaagcagaagcggtagccatcagaccaccaaccccgtctttgagctttagaatgaaacattagacaaaaacggtcttctacaaagttgtttgtattagttgagccctatgtttggttttattgaaaattagggtggaccacattttcatagaaattgtgtaactaactttcttatttgtagaaattacattatacatgcttcagcaaagttgtagaccattcaatttcaagcaactttgccaaaaaaagtttttttgtatctcttaaattgaccgatttagagcttttttcctgcagtgacatagggtggtccgaacaaaactggttttctggctctagagttttcaattcaaatttctcatcaaagtagtctatgaaacacttttagagctttaaaaaatgtgtaatttggtgagtgaagaaactcgctatctccttccgtttaggagttattgttgtttttctctcaaaaacatgcctactttgattgtgaatatctctgaaacataaaaaatatcttttgacggcgttcaaaagacaaaataaaattgtatattatataaaaaaattacagacgtgttatttttgtaactcaaaTAGAACGTCttgaaaatcaaacattttttatcataaaaactttaataacttttgaactaaaatagatatcaacaatctttttgcatgaaaatttgcgttttgttaagttctaaaagtcgttcatagacgactttgacgagaaaataatattaaaaaaactagagttgaaaacttattagtgttggaccaccctgcgataaTTAgggaaaaatgctctagattggtcaaattttgagctacagaaaaactttttttggctaAGTTGATAAAAATTTCAAGCTCTACCGCTTTGCtaaagagcatataccagtatttttgcaaataaaaaagttgaatatatgataggtgtgatattgtggaccaccctaatttcaaataacacagtatgaaagcttacatttttagaaacaatttagtagaagatcatttttgtctaaaatttcattttcatgctcaaaatgcaaaataataaagaaatacattctatgaaattcttcaaaatagttttagagccctatctttcttatttcagatttctcgtcaaagcggtctatgaacgactttaagaacttaacaaaacgcaaattttcatgcaaaaatattgatgatatctattttagttcaaaagttattaaagtttttctgcttaaaatcctttgtttttcaaggcattttattagagttacaaaaataacacatctgtaattttttgatataatatacaattttgttttgtcttttgaatgccgtcaaaagatatttttttatgtttgccccaatcagagatattcacaaccaaagtaggcatgtttttgagagaaaaacaacaatatctcctaaacggaaggagatagcgagtttcttcactcaccaaattacgcattttttaaagctctaaaagtgtttcatagactactttgatgagaaatttgaattgaaaactctagagccagaaaaccagttttgttcggaccaccctatgtcactgcaggaaaaaagctgtaaatcggtcaatttaagagatacaaaaaaacttattttggcaaagttgcttgaaattgaatggtctacaactttgctgaagcatgtataatataatttctacaaataagaaagttagttacacaatttctatgaaaatgtggtccaccctaattttcaataacaccaaacaaagggcttaactaatacaaacaactttgtagaagaccgtttttgtctaatgcttcattctaaagctcaagatgcatctttccgcgtaaaactgattcctggaccactgtgcaatcgtacaaagtttttggtaaaaaaaaaaactgaggtaTCTAAATGAAGTacacacttttttttcaaaaagctttgtcgaagacaccaaagctCTAAGATGCACATCCAGAGAATACTCGTGGTTTACGCTGCCaaaaatggaccaatgcacgtggATCAGCTGGGTACTAAATCTGATTGATCGATGTGTGAAcagtaaaatttgttttaaactcTTTAAAAGCGATAGAGGCAAAGGAAAAAATCAATCGGGCCTTCACTGGCTCAATTGTATCTGTATCAAAGATTTGAATATAAAGGTTTTTTATACTTGGATTAGTcagggcttcgtggccgtgcggttagtgttaccaagcatttagccgcatcgagtcaaggggtgtgggttcgattcccgcttcagtccggaaaatttttcgtcaggaaagtttttcgactgtgccactgggcgttgcatgctagtccgttgtctagtgtggtgcttccttcaaagggcaaatcgtccactggaagcattaacgtgtcggtgtctttaatACCAAACTATCATTCGAAATAAAAATTACACACCAACCATTTATGCTATAAAATAAGCGAAAAAAGACCATGCAACTTACTAACATTTGCTCCAAATTGAGTAGGACCCTAATAGAAGACAAGTACCACACTAGATTTTTGGTTGGTCAACTAATGATCTTAATGTTGCTCtatgatttcattttttttttatttcctgaattttctaatgaatcgaaattgaaagattcagATTTATGCAATAGGTCTACTCACGATCCAAATTCCCTTAGGTCCGGTCCCGATTAGTTACCTTATCTACTGcgattactaaatattcaatctACGGAGTAGACATGTTCGTGATTGACCGTTTTTCACAAAAAGGTAACCACTCCAACGGTTTGTTTTCTAATTGAATGAgcctataacatttttttatgtttctagaATAAGGTGATAAATGTTAAATTGGTATTACGTGACTTTAAAGATTACATAATTACGCGTGGTAAATATGGATAAAttattcgaacccaggactcttgtatgctagacgagtgctttaccaactaagctaccgagccacttggtgatccAATAACTCAGAAGgatacaagtttcgaattcaaatccccacagatcacgcagacccTAATATCAAACTCTTAAGATTGCTAATTGCAATAGAATTGTGCTCCAATTAAACGATTATCCCTTATACGATGAGATCACTATTCGTCAAACAAACGAACAGGTAGAGAAGTAAAAACCACCAAAGTAATGCAACTCGTAAACTCACCGTTGATGTTGATGTAAGCGAGCGAGGCGGGAATTCCAGCTTTCCAGCGTGGCAGCGTCAGAAACAGGCGCCTCTTGTACACTTCCAGTCCGACCGGAATCACATTTTCCGCAATGTAATCCCCGGAGGCAATGGCACTTGATCGTGCCGCCTCGGACGGGAATTCAAAGTCAATCTGGCTCCATTGATAGGCCACCCTTAGGTTGTCGTTGGCAAGGGCCGGCCTCAAAAACAGGATCACCCCTATGAGCAACGGAATCTGGCCCAACACACCCATTTTCTTCTTGGCTTCGGTGGTATCTCAATTGACTAGGTTTTTCGTAGACGCGCGTAATGATGATTCACGTGGCTCAAATTCGCATTCAAACGACCAGCCGAGTTGCGAGCATCAGGTCTGACTTCACCGTCCCTAGCTGGCTGGGCCTATTATCGAATGGGCACACGCAACGAACTCACAAAACACACTCTGACCTACGGAGACACCAGAGAACACTCAAATCTCGAAATCTCGCGGTTTGACCACAAAATGACTCCCCAGCTATAGGTAACAACACTAATTGCTCACGGCTTACGTAATAGAGACACACTTTTCTTCGATCGATTCCCACGCGCGCGCCGCTCTTTGCTCGAGACCCACAAACCGTCGTCAAAGCGAATCCACGCTCGGCAAGATTTTTGGGACCTTCTTTCACTGCTAGATGCAAAAGCGCATATCGGATTGGACAATCTTCGATTCACCCCGAACTCGAAGTCGAACGATGTGCTCGCCGAGAGGCACTGAACAAGACTAACGATGCCTGCTGGAACTCCGTTCGGTAGGTCGTGAGATCGATGGATCGAGTGGCGGCTCTCGGGTCGGGTTGGGGCTCCTAGGCTAGAATATGCCGCGCTGCCTAACCAAGCAGCACTATCGGCGTTGTTTTCGTCGTGTGGGCTGTGGGCTGTGTGTATAGTAGAAGGAAGAAAGGAACAAAAAGTATGCATAAGGTTAACCACTTTTTTTCGCTAAGTGATGATTAGGGTGATTCAATTTACTGAGATTTTTATGATAGTCTTGATCAAAGttcattgttatttttattttttcaatatattcatttattagtatcatttcaacaaaagaaaataatttcttatatctaagtgttctgtgttagacaacactatcatcctaatttggttaaccaaatctaagattttattaacattttgttaacaacagattacatttcatttgccgtagcagttcagattttttacaggtgagttgatttcacctgcttataagagagagaaaacacgttttcaatttacttaacctaatcTAACCATA encodes:
- the LOC110680469 gene encoding protein yellow-like, with amino-acid sequence MGVLGQIPLLIGVILFLRPALANDNLRVAYQWSQIDFEFPSEAARSSAIASGDYIAENVIPVGLEVYKRRLFLTLPRWKAGIPASLAYININGEFTSCITLVVFTSLPVRLFDE